The genomic segment CGTCGCCCATCGGTAACCTCCGGGGGATGAGTCGGATCCTGGTTCCGTACCACCTCGATGAACACCTTCCCGACCTGCGGGTCCCGATCGACGTGGACGAGTCGATCCGGGTGGACCTGCCCGACGGCGGCGACCCCTGGCACCGGATGGCGACGCTGTACGACGCCGTCGCGGAGACCGTCGCCGGGCGGATCCGGGGCGGGGCGCGCCCGGTGGTCGTCTCCGGCGACTGCACCGCCTCGCTGGCCGTGCTGGCCGGGATGGGACGCGCTGGCATCAACCCGGGCATCGTCTGGTTCGACGCGCACGGCGACGTGCAGACCGTGGAGACCAGCGCGTCCGGTTACCTCGGTGGGATGCCGCTGCGGATCCTGGCCGGCTACCGGCCCGAGCTGATCGGCCGGCGGCTCGGGCTGGTCCCCGTACCGCCGGAGCGGATCCTGCTGGTGGACGCCCGCGACCTGGACCCACCCGAGGTGGACTACCTGGCCGGGTCGGCGATCGGGCGCCACGACGTCGCGGACGTCACCGACGGGGTGATCCCGGACGGTCCGCTCTACCTGCACCTGGATCTCGACATCCTGGATCCGGCGGAGCTGGCCGGGCTCAGGTTTCCGGCGCCTGCCGGGCCGGCGGCCACGGCCGTCTGGGCGGCCGCCAGGCGGGTCCTGGGGACCGGCCGGGTGGCCGCGATCGGGCTGGGCTGCACCTGGCACCCGGGCCACGCACCGGATCACCTGCGCGAACCACTGGACCGGCTGCTGACCGGGTGATCTCGGCCGAGGCGCCGGGCTTCGTCCTCGGTGTCCGGTTTCCGAATCATGATCGACTTAGTAGCCGTCCGTTTTGCCGGAATCTGGGATGGGGTCGGGGCGTTACACCCGGCGTACGACCGCAGGACCTGGCCCCGCCCTCGCGGGCTGGTGGCTGGCCCGGTCGTGCATCCCCCTTATGAAGTCGCGCTCTGCCTTCCTGGAGCGCGCCGGCATCCTTTCGTGTCCCCCCGACGCGTGGGTGCTGACCCCCGATCGGAAGGACTGATCTTTGATGAACACGAACAAGCTCCGTAAGGCTGCGCTGGGTGTCGCTGGTCTGGCGTTTGTCGGTGGCGTGACCGCCGGCCCGGCGGTGACTGCCGCGCTGGATGAGGGTGCGCGTTCGATGGCGCCGACGGCTGCGGTGGCGGCGGAGAAGCCGGACACGGCGAAGCTGATGCCGAATGGCACTCAGGGTGCTCAGCAGGACGTGGAGTGGAACGATGAGCAGGTGGCGAATGCGAAGGCCATCATCGAGGCCACCAAGGCCAACGGGATGGACGAGCGGGCTGCCGTGATCGCGGTTGCTACCGCGATGCAGGAGTCGACGTTGAACAACTTCGGTCACCTGGGTGACCGTAACGACCATGACTCGCAGGGCCTGTTCCAGCAGCGCCCGAGTTCGGGTTGGGGTTCGGTGGAGCAGATCACCGACCCGCAGTACTCGACGACCGCGTTCCTGAAGGCGCTGAAGCAGGTCGACGGCTGGGAAGAGATGCCGCTGACCGCTGCGGCGCAGACGGTGCAGGTGTCGGCGTTCCCGGATCACTACGCCAAGTGGGAGCAGGCGGCCGCCGACTTGGTCGCCGAACACTGGAACAGCTGAGTCGAATCCGAAGGGCCGGTTCCCCGCGTCGCCGGGGGAGCCGGCCCTCGGCGATCTTGGGCCGATCCGATGGTGACGGGGTTACTGGATGCGCAGGGCGTAGAGGGCAGAACTGCCCTTGCCGTTGTCCAGTTCGGCAATCCGGAGGTCGCCGACGGGGACCGTGATCGTCTGGCCGGTGGCGCCACTGCCAGCGTCGACCCGAACCTCGACCGTCCCGTGCTCCGGCAGCGACCGTGGGCCGACCGCCAGGACTTCGGAGTGTGCCATAGAACATCCCTCCTGCTCACGCGAACCGCGAGACTCATGGGCAATAACAGCGGACAGCCCATGATGTCGCCGGA from the Solwaraspora sp. WMMD1047 genome contains:
- a CDS encoding arginase family protein → MSRILVPYHLDEHLPDLRVPIDVDESIRVDLPDGGDPWHRMATLYDAVAETVAGRIRGGARPVVVSGDCTASLAVLAGMGRAGINPGIVWFDAHGDVQTVETSASGYLGGMPLRILAGYRPELIGRRLGLVPVPPERILLVDARDLDPPEVDYLAGSAIGRHDVADVTDGVIPDGPLYLHLDLDILDPAELAGLRFPAPAGPAATAVWAAARRVLGTGRVAAIGLGCTWHPGHAPDHLREPLDRLLTG